Proteins from one Catalinimonas alkaloidigena genomic window:
- a CDS encoding nuclear transport factor 2 family protein, which yields MATQLADQFIEALQKLESDHDVDTIVSLFADDCEVGNLVSNEKFHGTDEARKFWTHYRETFGDVHSTFQNKIINDHTVALEWTTEGDNGKGQDVSYRGVSILETNGDKVVRFFAYFDPKALGQQVQQA from the coding sequence ATGGCTACGCAACTGGCAGATCAATTCATAGAAGCTTTACAGAAACTGGAATCGGACCACGATGTGGATACGATCGTGTCGTTATTTGCCGACGACTGTGAAGTGGGCAACCTGGTCTCGAACGAGAAGTTTCACGGGACCGACGAAGCTCGGAAATTCTGGACGCACTACCGCGAAACGTTCGGTGACGTACACTCTACGTTTCAAAACAAAATCATAAACGACCACACCGTTGCGCTGGAGTGGACCACCGAAGGCGACAACGGCAAGGGCCAGGACGTCTCGTACCGGGGCGTGAGCATCCTGGAGACCAACGGCGATAAAGTCGTGCGCTTTTTTGCCTACTTCGATCCGAAGGCGCTGGGCCAACAGGTACAACAGGCGTAA